Below is a genomic region from Xiphophorus hellerii strain 12219 chromosome 1, Xiphophorus_hellerii-4.1, whole genome shotgun sequence.
AAATTGCTACCATGCACATGAACGACACCAGAGCGAAAAACTGGTTGTGATGTGATGGAGTCTACGAGTTCTTACAGAAACACCCTCGGCAAATGATATGCCTCTCTCATCCAGTTTGAGTCTTAGCTCCCCTCTTTTCTGCAAGCAGAATAGATAACAAGAGAGTAGACAACATAAAACTTCATACAACAGACAAACCAGCAAATAGAAATGCTTCAAAATTCACTcagaaaagcttttttctttttctctaatTTCTTCATTCAAAGATTGTTGGCAGTGTGCTCATTCCAGACATGCTCAAATACACCTACAGATCAAAAAGGGGACAGCTGTGTTTGTTTAAGCCGAGTGTTGGAGCAGTTTCTCGATACAGGTCCAATATCAACGTAGACATTGAGCATTGCTCAAGGCACAAACGAGATGATAAACACTTGAAGTCTGTGACTCATAACGATATTGGTTTAAGAACATCTCTGCTGCCACTCGGTTCATGTTCACGTGTGTGCGACTGCTGCGGATGGGAGTTTGCATGAGGTTACACGCATTCGTGTTCTTGTTTGAGTGACTCAGTGGGACAGAGGCTCGTCCCCCTCCAGTGCACCATGCACGCTCTGATGGATGTTAATGTGGACTGACGCAGGGGTGTCCCCCAAAGGAGGGAACATGGCTACTAAAGAAGGGAAggctgatgtgtgtgtgggcgtgtgcgggcgtgtgtgtgtgtgtgtgtatgctcaGAGACAGTTTTCTAATCCTCTCCCTTCTTCACAGAGCCAGAGCGGGAAAGAGGCACTGAACCGcccaatgaataaataaaagcctcaaccCCGCCAGCACCCCCATCCCCTTGCCTCTTTTCCAGCCTGAAGCTGTGCACAGGAGCACTTAAAAGCATTTTAACAAGAGTCACTTCATTAAATATGGACTtcctttccaaaaaaaaaaaaaaaaaaaagaatccctGGAAGGAAAACTCTGAGTGACTTTTCACATCGGGAAATATGGGGAAAAGTGTGGGATgatggtggtgtgtgtgtgggggagggagggagggaggacaCACTGGAGATTAAGGCAACTAGAGAAATGTTAGCGCTCAGAGACAAAAGGAGAGAAATATGGCAGAGATGAAAAAAAGGGAGAAGAGGAGACAACAGGAGCACTGACGTGAAAACTGGTGAGAACATGTCAGGTCAGTTTGGCATTCAGAGCATCTTCCTGTATCATTCAAAACCTGAAACTAATTGTGAAAGATTGCTGGACTCGAGTTTAAGACACCATCTTTCTGTGCATCTGGTCCACACATAAGAATGAAACTTTTTTAGAAGTCTAagagaaaagctgcattttatCAAGAGAAGTTGAAGGGTTGTTCAGAACCCTTTAAATTAGCCTCTGTTAACAACTTGCCTGCCTCCGATGCCTCTTTAGTGtcttcaattaaattaaatccagaTTGGTTTGTCTTTGACAATAAATCTGCAGCTCTCGGACAGCTTAGAAAAAAAGCCAATTCTTTAGTGTAGAAGTTGAGGTGGTCCGCCTATGATCTTGCTGTGCTAAACACAAACTGAGAACAGATCATGACTTTCTGAAAAGATCAGTCACTCAGCATTGCActcaaataaatatgttaaaatctCAACAACGTTGATATTTTATCTTTATCCAAACATTAGATGCTCAGTAGAATGACTAAAGCAGTGCCAGGATAGAAATACTTTCAAAGCAATTTGAGAATAAGTTTTCTCAGTTTGATTTTTGCCCTTTGTTAGAAACTTCTTCAAAGGGCAAAGACAGGAAATAACAAAGAACAAAAGCTATGAACCATGTAAATcaatcatgtttttctttttatttcggtagattttaatttaacctctctttctttcttataatacttaatgtttttgatgtcagtttttgtcagtttatgtcctaaatctgtttctttcttttccagtgTAGAACTTTGAAATATCGGTTGTATGGATTGGTATTCTAACAGAGAAGTTGAGGATTAGTTACATGGGAAAAGGATGGGAAGTGATGCATCGCCAAAGATCTTAATGAGTGAAAGAAATACAATGAGTTAAAGAAAACTgagcattaaaataatttccagtTAAAGGAACTGTCTgttatacattaaaaaaaaaaaactatattaaaagcaaaaatgattttaaaatagtgtttttaaaaaattaaaaaaaacactatttgtGGTGGACTAGTGGATTTCCAGAGATTCTTGAAACAATGTTATTGCTGTGAATTTTGCACACGTCctcctttgtttttgcagagcaACCCACCAATTGCAGGGCAAACTCCGACCACCATCACCCCAAATACTCAGATTTACAAAATTACCAAGAGGACAAATATTTGTCTAACCAGAAGATAAACACGCAGTTGTTTTctgacaataaataaagttagcTCAGTTTTCTGTAAGTACTCATATATTTGTAGTGCCATTGCCTTAAAGCAAGATGGtcttgggtttgaatcccagcctggggtctttcttcATTAAGTTTGCATAACATGCCTGTGtgtgcgtgggttctctccaggtatgTCGGCTTCCTCCCATAgtcaaaaaacatgactgctagCTTTAAAGGTTGCTCTAAATTATACTTAGAGTAACCATTTGATTTTTTGTCCTGTGTCTCTCATAAACTGGCAACCAGTCCATGGTTTAACCCACCTCTCATTAAATAACCTGGAGATAGCCACCAACCCCCACCCAGCAAGGACAAGTGGATGTAGAGAACAGATGAATGGATGCAATCCAAACCTTGTTTCCGTGGAGCGTGATCATCATAGCAACGTTCTCACATGAGCTTATTCTGTTCTCACATAGCCATGAATATGCATTAACATGTGAGGCACACATCTTGGTCTTCTTTTACAACATGCGAAgactttaaacatttcatgttgACTCACTGCATAGCAACACTGCAGCACCTTCAAAGAGGACGAAAGGGACCCTTAAGTGGGTCACAGTAAAAATATCTTCAACAATTATTCATGGGGCCCCCGCCTATCTCGACTATACCTCCACCCTGCGAAGAATCTGCATTGCACTGCAGTGAGTGGAGACAAAATGGAGACTGAAGGAAAGAAGGtacagagaaggaaaaaatcTGGAAGCAAAACCCACAGagagaaagtaaaaagttaaGTGTTGTTGACTTATTTTGGCTTGGCTCCTGGCAGGGGTTGCAGTGGGCAACGCATAAAGCACAGTGCACATTGTGAGCTCTGCAAACACGTCTTTTGATGCTCTGTACAaaatttttccaacatttaCTTCCCTGTCATCACTAATCCCCCCACCAAACTCCAGTATATCACACAATGGAAATTGTCTGCTAAAACTGACAGTTCAACACTGATCACAGCTATCTTCTTCTAAAGAACATCCTGCCCATATAAGATGAAAGTGTTTGGATTCAGCGAAGTGAGTGCACAGAACAGAAACTTTGTGAAAATCTCTCTGCTTGTGAAGGGACGATAGCATTGTCTTGAATATAGGACACTTTAATTTGAATGAATATGAACATTTGGTCCATTTTTGTGATAACCTACACTTAAATTATTATGACTAGggcaatgaataaaataaagggCTGCGCttatttgcaaagaaaactAGATTCCAGTGCAGCACACGGGTGTCAGGGTTGCCAGGTCCCTGTAGGTCTGCACTGTAAATCCACACATTAATCAGAGTCGACAGGGAGAGATCAAAGGAGCCTGTTCCATCTTTACTGAGAGCAGCgctttgatgtgtgtgtgtgtgtgtgtggggtgtgtgtgggggggggtgtgtgtgtgttacagacGCAGCAGAGAAATGAGGAATGAGTCAGACAGAGGGAGCAGGACTGAAAATTAGGATATAAGAGACAGCCTGAAGAGAAAACTCTTACGTGTGGCTCCTGCTGGGGTTAGATAAACAATATGCTGGCAATGATAAAGACTCACTGTAACTTTTGAGTCTGGCTGAAACTAAAGGTACAAGCCATGAAATGTAGATAAAAactgtgtaaaaatataatagTGTTGATAAAAGTGACCCAGCACATGTATGTTGTGGGAGATGCACATGTGGCCACATGCATctcttctcttcagtgtttgtgCACACATGCACAATTCCTGTTAAAAGTCAAATTCAGAGCAATCTGAAATACTTTCCTGCCACACGGTGGACGTCTAGGCTTACTGCAGCTCAGAACCTGAGCCAACTGTGGTGCAACATAAAGGATGGCATGGAGGCAATGAATGCAGCTGCCATGGCaacacagagctgcagcagggCCTCAAAAggcattatttattattagttattgtgtgtttgcacaTTTATGTTTCTTCTATTCTTTGAAAATCAGCAGCTAATGGAGATGCGGGGGTGCAATgatttatgtgtgtgttcaCTAACAGAACCCGACTCTCCAGACTAAGAAGTCAGATTTATCCATTATTCCATCCATTAGATACATTTTTAGTCAAATACCAGtaaggcagtttttttttgtttttttttgtcaaataaaagtATGTTTCATAACTTTTTCTCCATTAATGTTGTTTGAGAATTGTGTTTAGTGTGACATATTATTAACTCAAAGGTATAAAATGCTTTAACATTAAATACCAATTTACTAACTGCGGCTCAATTACAAATAATCTACattgaatattttgttgaagagacatttttaattcttaaaCTTTTCTGCCACCTCCTGGACAGTCACAGAAATTGACTTTCAAAAAGACATGGTTCAAAGATCTTGTGCAAAAAACATCCAGTGATTTCATATTCTAAAATCTTATCATGCATTGAGTTTAGGTTCCATCATTCTGGAGAATTTGATGACTGCTTTCAGTTTATTGTGAAATATTACCATATTTTCTGagcaagatgttttatttacttgtttgtttcttttgcctcCTTTCACTTTTCGCCTTAATCTTAGATATTATTATTGCCTTTTTTTACCCATTGCCCTcatttccttcctgtttccatttcacttttatttctcttaatgTAAGAATAATGAGCACAAGTAAGAACATTACTTACTGGCATGAGTGTTGTATTACTTTGAGCTTTTGAGAGTAGAGtgcatttgaatttaaataaagtgctttcaaaaaccaattttttttcctctttctctagTTACACTAAGatatagaaaatagaaataatgttaGTAATCCCAACagacctaaaacagaaaacatttaatttaatttaaagtcagATAGTGAGAAGATAATGACTGGATTAGAGGAAGTCCACAGTAAATCCAAACAACAAATCCTTGTTTTTTGAAGATGCAGGTGTATAatggaggaaataaaataaatgcaaggTGGTGAACAGTTTGACGGTCGCCACTGAGTGTCTGCTAAGACACAAAACAGAAGCTTAGAGTCATTTTGACTCATTATGTTGAAGAAAAATTTGGACCTTTATAGAGGTTTTGTATGTGGGTGGTCATTGGTCAAGAAAAACAATCTCAAAACTGGTTTCAAGCAACCACACCGCTATTTGCTGGCCATGCTTTAGTTCTCTACTCTTTTTCACCAATAGGTGGCGCCTCTGGatcatatatttaaaactaaatattccaTTATTCCGTGCCAGTGCAAATAAAAGTCTCATTTCCgtttaagtcattttaacaatttgtatcatattttcatcatagaaaagactaaattaaaactcaaataaaatattatttaagttCATTGTCTGAGAGGCCTCCAAGGAGAAACCTGAGTTAATTTTCAGGTGTAATTACCTGTCACTAGTTGCTTCCACTTTTGAAACTCTTTGCTTTTAGGAggtaaataatgtgttttaaatcttGAAGATCTCTCTTCGTATAGTATTATATGTGAGGGGCTAATGTATTTATAGCTGTATGCACTACCTACAATACAAACTTGTTTACtaacaaataacattttcatcaataacaCGAGAAGGAAAACCAAGACAGCTGAACAGTAACACTTTCTGTTCAGGTCAGGTTATTTTTCACAGGGAAACTTTACAACAAAGTAACAAATGGAGACATTTCATAACCAAAGCAAGATCATATAAAATCCAGTTGGTTCCAAATGTAgcttcatttcagttcagtccAATCATTTAGAAATACTCTGATATAAGTATAGTCTAATTCTACCCTAATTTTAttactgtacatttaaatttcatttatttttttaatgctaaatATTCACAGACGCAAAACTGATTGCATCAAGTTGCTGACTTTGCAGAAATCCTTCATCATCACAGCCTTGTGTTAATGTAGcttaacacattaaaatgcatttagtcAGCATAAAAGGGAATtaatctaaatacatttttccatacTTATCCAGACTTTTGCACAAATTTCATATCAATTTCATAGTTTTACAGACTTTCCAGATTCTGTAGGGACATGGACGACATAGATTTGAATTCAGATAAATAGGCAGATATGACTCAAATGTAACGTTTCATCCGGGACACTAGGTGGCGGCCTTGGTTTCACTTTGAAATTACACCTTCGGCTGGAGGACACCTGTTTTTCTAACGcagcaaatgtttgttttttgtcattacaAACTTAGCGTATATATtagaagaaaattcaaaatgacCTGACATTAAATtgataataatttattttctttttttttttttttacattttaaagaaaatgtttgcagtgACACCACTTCTAATAAACATCATTTAAGTGAATACTATGATgctgtgaaaaatatgaaaaaatgttttgttattacGTCATTATGCCTGTATCTGAGTATAATAATAAATTTCCATCGTTCCTGCTGTAGGTCTCTTCATGTCAGttactaaatttaaaaattagattaGTTATTTTCAATCTTAAAGCAGTGACTTTTTCATTTATCTCTTgctacgtttttttttttcctcatcagtCTAGTTGTGCCCACATagacaaaaataagttttgaGTAGGTCTGGCCAAGTTTGTGGGGAAATACCCTATAAGCAATCACAAAGTCAGTTTAAACAGAGACATCTTAATAATTTAGGAAGCATAACTGACCAAGGAGGCCATGGCTCCTCAAATCAACACTaactgtggaaacttcacatTGGATTCCAAGCTTCTTGGATTTGGTGCCTTTCTAATCTTCTGCCAGACCTTGACTTccaaacaaaatggaaaattcaCCTGGGAATACTGAGCAACAAGTCACTTCTTATTCTCCCTGTCCCCATGTATTTCTGATATCACTTGATAGTAGTTTAACAGGAAGAATTATAGCCAAAGTCCTGCATATAAATGGTGTACTCCCTCCAAATTCCTGAATGGATTTTACTTCATAATCTTGCACCTTTTTCCACActtcttccttcctctcaacTTTCACCTAATATGTATGAACACAGCCCTCTCTTAAAAGCTACTTTCTTTAGCAGTTACCTTTTGTTTCTTCCCCTCTTTGTGGAGTGTGTCAAACACTTTCTGCAGGAAAAATGTGATGTCTGCAGTTTTCCCCATGATGGTGTGAGGcataacatgacatttttgtattaaagatcatctttcattttgtcttgtgcgatttgtttttctgaaatttagTTTTGGATTCGCCTTAGCTGCAAGTCAAAATCATCcatattaacagaaataaacccTTAAATCACAATGTGTGTTAGAGATCCATAAATTGTACGTGTTTCCGTgtataaactaaataaatgaacttGGAAATGATATTCTAAATTACTAAGACGCAGCTGTAAAACACAACAGCCAGACAGACCTGGGATCCGCGTCAGGTtgcagtttctgttttaaaagtgGAAACTGGGAGCAGACCCACGCTCTTTCCAAGTTAATTAAAACGCCCCCCTGATTGGACGGACAGATAATCCCGGCGGGCCGCCTGCTCGTACTAACTTGTGAGCGGGACGGAGTGCCAGTCACAATCTGCTAGAGGCGAGGGAGGGCAAGAAAGACCACTGCAGCTACAAAGGCGAGAGGAGCGCAGTTAGGGAAGTGTTGTTAAACGTGGGCTATGCGCGCAACAAGGGGGGAGCGCAGTGCACAGAGGAGGTGAACGCATGTACAGGCTCAGCTTCACACTCACAGCCTCCTTCCTGAAGAGACACAGCGCTGAGAGGGGAAAGGAGTGAGGAAAAACTCAGAGAACAACACAGCAACTCTTGGACGAAAGTGCGCCACAGCCGTCAGGAGAGAAGTTTGGATAAAGCGGTCCAAGGAAGACTTTTTCCTGGTCAGAACCTGCTctggaagagagagagagagggagagagaaagaaaatgaatgtcAGCGATGAGAATCTGCTCAAATCGATCAGCAACGACGCGCTTCTCGACCTGACGCAGCGCTACGGGCAGTCAGCCTTCGGGTTTGGCGCTGGCCACGGTGCTGGAAGTCCCGGCAGATACCCGCTCACACCGGCCGCCGACTTCCTCTCCGGACAGACTGGGAAGTCCAACGAGAGCGGCGGGGAGCACACGAGCGACGACGAGGACGGCTTTGACTCGCTGGAGTCCCGGAAGAGGGGCTCCTCGTTTGGGGACGACAAGCCCGGCGGGCCCCTGGCCAAAAAGTCCAAAGAGCAGCGGTCCCTGCGGCTCAGTATCAACGCCcgggagaggaggaggatgcaCGACCTGAACGACGCGCTGGACGGCCTGCGCGCCGTCATCC
It encodes:
- the bhlhe23 gene encoding class E basic helix-loop-helix protein 23, with translation MNVSDENLLKSISNDALLDLTQRYGQSAFGFGAGHGAGSPGRYPLTPAADFLSGQTGKSNESGGEHTSDDEDGFDSLESRKRGSSFGDDKPGGPLAKKSKEQRSLRLSINARERRRMHDLNDALDGLRAVIPYAHSPSVRKLSKIATLLLAKNYILMQAQALEEMRRLVAYLNQGQTITSPIPTALAPFGQAAVYPFSGSALATCAEKCTTYSGAPSTLFKHCNDKP